The genomic interval TTGTGGGCCACGGTCGCGTTGTCGATCGCGACGGCAAAGCGCAGTTCAAACGCGGGTATGAGAATTTTTTGGGGTGCTCCCTTAGGTGATGAGTTGGGCCGGTCTATAGGGGCAAGGTACAGGCGACATAGTCTGTTTTGGAACACATGCCTTGCCCCAGAGAGCAGGACGAGTTTAGACCGAGCGAGCCTGGGCAGCGTGTTTGCCTTCGCAAAATTCTTTGCCTATCTTGCTGTTGAAGGCGGGCAAATCCTTGGAGTTGCGGTTGGTGACTAGCCCCTGATCGACAACGGGTTTGCTAGCGGCAAAGGATTCTCTGAAAAGTTGAACGGATTGACTGTTGGCGCGGAGCTGATCGGGGTTGAAGTGCCCCTTGGTCGCACCAGGGCGTCGTAGTTGCTGACGCTGACTTCCCACAAGCCCCTTTGGAGTATTTACACTAAAGCTAGTCCAGCGTGAGTGCAGACCATGGCTTTTCTGGCAAAGCAGAAGTTAGCTATGCCTTTTGGCCGATAGAGCTAGCTACAGTGCTCCTAAGTCGGCTGAAATAGTCTGTCAATCTGTCAGATAAAGCGATCGCACCCTGTGCTGAAAACAGCGTCAAACAGCGGTATTCTCCCCAGCGATCTTTAGAGACTATTTGTGATGGAGTGCATTCCATGAAAAGTACCGCTAGTGAGACTAAGCCCCACCAGGTTGTAATTGTGGGGGGCGGGTTTGGTGGGCTCTATGCCGCTAAGGCCTTAGGTAAAACTCAGCATGTTGAAGTTACCCTCATCGACAAACGCAATTTTCATTTGTTTCAACCGCTGCTCTATCAAGTCGCCACTGGCAAGCTATCGCCTGGGGATATTTCATCCCCCTTGCGAGCGATTTTAAGCCGCTATCGCCGCGTCAGGGTCTTGATGGACACCGTAATTGATATCGACCCCGAGCAGCAGCAGGTAACGCTAAACCACACAACCCTGCCCTACGACACCCTGATTGTGGCTACGGGGGTCAGCCACCACTACTTCGGCCATGACCAGTGGGCCGAGGCTGCACCGGGGCTCAAGACCCTGGAAGATGCCCTGGAAATGCGGAAACGAATTTTTGGGGCTTTTGAAGCGGCGGAAAAAGAGTCGGACCCAGAGCGGCGGCGGGCCTGGCTGACCTTTGTGGTGGTGGGCGGCGGGCCAACGGGGGTGGAGCTGTCCGGGGCCTTAGCCGAGCTGGCCTCTCATACGCTCAAGGACGAATTTCACCACATTGATACCACCGAAACCCGCATTCTGCTGCTAGAAGGGCTCGATCGCGTGCTGCCGCCCTACCCCGCCAAACTGTCGGCCAAAGCCGCCGTGGCCCTAAAAGACCTGGGCGTAACGGTGCAGACCCAATCGCTGGTAACCGACATCGACGACGATGTGGTGACGGTGCGCCAGGGCGATCGCACCGAGCAGATTCGGGCCAAAACCATTCTTTGGGCCGCCGGGGTACGGGCCTCGGCCATGGGCAAAGTGCTGGCCGCCCGAGCCGGTGCCCAGCTCGACCGCGTGGGTCGGGTGATGGTGAACCCAGACCTGAGCCTGCCAGGGCAGCCCAACATCTTTGTGGTGGGCGATCTGGCCCACTTTGCCCACCAGGTCGATGGCGCAGCCTCCCCGGAGGAGAAACAGCCCCTGCCGGGGGTCGCGCCCGTGGCGATGCAGCAGGGGGCCTACGTCGCCAAGCTGATTCAGCAGCGGCTTCAGGGCAACGATTTGCCCGCCTTTCACTACAACAATGCGGGCAGTCTGGCGGTGATTGGCCACCACGAGGCGGTGGTGAATATGGGACGGCTCAAGCTGTCGGGCCTGCCGGCCTGGCTGATCTGGATTTTCGTCCACATTTATTTTCTCATTGAGTTCGACAACAAGCTGCTGGTGATGATTCAGTGGCTGTGGAGCTATTTCACCCGCAAGGGCGGCACTCGGTTGATCACCTGGGAGGAAAGTCGCCTGGATGAGCCGGTGGTGGTGGAGCAGCCCCCTCAGGGCGTCATAGCTGCCGAATCGCCCCATAGCCCAGGGAAGCTAAAGGCACCACTGGTTGCAGAATCGTAGATTGGGGGAGGCTGAATTGGCAGATGTAGTCATTGGTTTGGACCTGGGAACTGGTGGAGTGCGGGCGATCGCAGTGGATCTACAGGGCCAGGTAGTGGCCCAAACTACCCAGAGTTACCCGCTGCTCACCCCCCGCCCCGGCTGGACGGAGCAGCACCCTGCCGACTGGGTAGAGGCTAGCTTGAAGGCTCTGGGTGAGGTAGCCGAGCAGACTGAGGGGCAGCAGGCCATTGCCCTGGGGCTGTCGGGCCAAATGCACGGCATGGTGCCGCTGGATGGGGATGGTCAGGTGATTCGCCCGGCGATTCTGTGGAACGACCAGCGCACAGGGGCCGCCGTGGCAGAAATTGAGACGGCGGTACCCCGAGCAGAACTGATTCAGCGGACGGGCAACCCGGCGATTACGGGGTTTCAGCTGCCGAAGCTGGTGTGGCTGCGCAATCAGGAACCCCAGGCCTACGCACAGGTGCGGCAGATTTTGCTGCCCAAGGACTACCTCGGCTACGTGCTGACTGGGGCAGCGGTGAGCGAGCCCTCCGATGCCTCGGGCATTGGCTGTTTGAACCTGGCCAGCCGCCAGTGGGATAGGGAGATCCTAAACGTCCTAAACATTAGCCCTGACCTGTTTCCTGAGGTGGTCAAGTCAACCGCCGTTGCTGGAAGGTTGAAATCTGAGCTAGCTGAGCGCACTGGATTGCCCGCCGGGCTCCCCGTGGTGGTGGGGGGCGGTGACAACGCCGCTGCAGCCATTGGTTTGGGGATTTCTGAGCGCAACCTGGGCCGGGGCAGCCTCAGCATTGGCACCTCGGGGGTGATTTTTGCCCCCTGCGATCGCCCCACCCCCGACCCCGAGGGGCGGGTGCACCTGTTTTGCCACGCCGATGGCGGCTACCACCTGCTGGGGGTGACCCTGGCGGCGGGGGGTGCCCTGCGCTGGTACCGCGACACCTTTGCCCCCAATATGGCCTTTGCCGACCTGATGGCGCTGGCAGAACAGTCTGAACCGGGGGCGCGGGGCGTGCTGTTTTTGCCCCACCTGGCGGGGGAGCGCAGCCCCTACCTCGACCCCGACACGCGGGGGGCCTGGGTGAATCTGTCGCTGGCCCACACCCAGGGCGACCTGATTCGGGCGGTGCTGGAGGGGGTGGCCTTTAGCCTGCGGGCGGCCCTGGAGGTGATTCAGGACATTGCTCCAGTGAAGCAGCTGTTGGCGACGGGGGGCGGGGTGCGATCGCCCCTCTGGTTCCACCTGCTGGCGGATGTGCTGGGCACCGAACTGGTGGCCCCCAAGGCGGAGGAAGGGGCGGCCTACGGGGCGGCGATTCTGGCGATGGTGGGGGTGGGGGCCTACCCTTCGTTGGAGGCGGCGTTTGAGATTTTGCCGGAGGCGATCGAGGCGGTGCAGCCCCGAACGCACACGGCCTATGAGGCGGCATTCGATCGCTACACCCCGCTCTATGAGTCGCTGAAGGCTGTCAGATAGAGAGTTCCCTTGCCCCTCGTTCCCATGCTCTGCATGGGAATGCCCGTCGGAGGCTCTGCCTCCAAAATCAGCGGCGGAGCCGCAAGACCAGGGTGCCCAGGCAGAGCTAGGGCACCAGGGATGGGGCTGTCATTTGGTCTAGTTTATGCCCCCCAGGCGCGGTATCCCCCGTTGCTGGATGACAACGCTGTAATGCAAGCTTGGGGTAAGGCGTCATTTTGGTTTGGCCCCATAGAAGCTGTTGAAGTAGCAACGTCCCTGATCCAATGTCTAGACAATACCTATCCAGCATGAACGGCCCTAGATTCAAGCGTCGAGATGCCCTGGGCTTCATCGGCGGCAGCCTGATGGTTTCGCTGCTGAGCTGTGCTCGCAGGCCATCGGCCTCGGCTGACCTCAGCGACACCTTATCTCAAAACTCGGCCCCAACAGCGGGCCAGCCCGCCTGCACCGTGCGCCCTCAGCAGACCGAAGGCCCCTTTTTTGTCGATGCAGAGCTGAATCGCTCTGATATTCGCTCTGATCCGGCGACGGGCTCGGTGACACCGGGCGTTCCCCTAACGCTGCAATTTCGGGTTTCCCAGGTGGGGGCCAATGCCTGTGTGCCTTTGGCCGGGGCCATTGTCGACGTCTGGCACTGCGATGCCGCTGGGGCCTACTCAGATGTGCGCGATCGCCAGGCCAACACCCTGGGCCAAAAATTCCTGCGCGGTGCCCAGACCACCGCTGCTGACGGCACCGCCGAGTTCACCACCATTTACCCAGGCTGGTATCCGGGCCGAGCGGTGCACATCCACTTCAAGATTCGCGGCAATACTGCGGCAAATCAGGGCTACGAGTTCACCTCGCAGCTCTATTTTGACGATGCTTTGAGCGATCGCATCTACGCCCAACCTCCCTACAGCGCTCGCGGCGATTTCGGCACGGATACTCGTTCCGAATCGGTTCCCGAACGCTTCGCGAATCGCCCCACCCGCAACGCCGATGACGGCATCTTTCGCAGCGGCGGCGAGCAGCTCGTGCTGCCGGTGAGTCAGGATGGGGAGGGCTACAGGGGCCGTTTTGAGATTGGGCTGGAGCTGGTTTGATTGGCGATCGCGCTAAATTTTCGTGATTGGCCCTGGTTTGATTAGGGCAAACAGCGTTTGCCCCTACGGGTTGTCTTTGGCATGCGTCCTGGGGGATCAGGCAGCCGCCTGGTGGTGCAAAAAGGCATCGACCTCTTGAGGGGTGGGCTGGGCGGCGATCGCCCCCGGTTTCAGCGTCGTCAACGCCCCCACCGCGCTGGCGTAGCGCAGCATCTCCTCAAGGGTGCCAGTTGATTGCAGGCTCTCCCATCCTCGCTGGCAGAGCTGGTGCAAAATTCCGGCGAGAAACGCATCTCCAGCTCCCGTGGTATCAATGCTGTTCACACCAAAGGCGGGTAGCGAAACGCTGTGCTGTTTCGTAGCGCAGGTGCTGCCGTGGCCGCCGTCGGTGAGCAGCACGGCCTCAAAATTGGGCATTTGCTGGCAAATTTTGGCGGCAGAATCTGTATCTAACAGCCACAGGGCTTCTTCTTTAGAGAGCTTGAGCAGGTCAGCGTTTTCCAAGAAGTCGCGGATTTTTTGAGGGGCGATCGCCTCGTCAGGCCAAAACACGGGCCGCCAGTTTAGATCGATCACAATCTTGGCCCCGGCCTGCTGAGCCTTGTTCCGCGCTCGCTCCATAGCGCTGGCGGTGGTGGGGTAGGCCAGCCCCAGGGTGCCCATCACCAGATACTTCACCCTGGCAAAATCGACGGCATCGATCCACTCAGGGGCAAGGTGGGCATCGGCAAAGGCGGCGGGGTCGGGGGCGCTAAAGCCGATGAAGGTGCGATCGCCCGTTTCATCCCGCTGCACCAGCACCGTGCGGGTGGGCCAGTCGGCTACCCGCTGAATTTGGCAGGCCACTCCCTGCTCCTGCAACACCTGGATCAGCCAGTCGCCCAGGTCGTCTTGGCCCAGGGCGCTAATTAGCTGGGTGGGGGTGCCGAGTTTTGCGATCGCAGCGGCCACATTGGCGGGGGCACCACCGGGGTAATCGGTGCCCTGGGTGGAGCCAGCTTCCGGCGTTTCACCGACCTCAAACAGGCGATCGACTAGGCATTCTCCTAAACAAATCACGGGCTCGGTCATGGTTTTCTCCTCAATTGCTCTCAACCCATCCATCCGAGCCAGCCGCGCTCGGGCAGATAGCCGTCATACCTTCTTCAAAATCGCCGTGGCCGCCGCTTCGTCGGTAATCAAGCCGCTGACCAGCTGGCCGTGCAGGGCGGCGAGAATGGCTTCGGTTTTGCGAATGCCTCCGGCGACGCCGATGATCAGGCGCTGGGCCGGTTGCTCTAGGGGCACGCCAGCCACGCGGCTGTTGGTGCCCGCTTGCAGCAGCTTTCCTTGGGCATTAAACGCCCAGCCCGCAATCTCGCCGACGGCCCCCAGCTCAATCAGCTCGGTCAGCTCGGCGTCGTTGATAAAGCCATCCTCATGCAGGGGCGCATTCCAGGCGATGTGGCTAATGCCGACGAAGGTGACCTTGGCCTGCTCCGCCAGGGCCTTAACCGTCAGAAACGATCGCTGGGTTTGCAGCAGATCGCGCTCTTCTACGCTGGTGGCCACCGCTGGGGTGGGCACCGGGTAGGTCTGCGACCCCACCCGGTCAGACAGGTGCATGACCACCTCGTGGCGACCGGCCAGCCCGTAGTGCGACATGTTGCCCACGATCGAGACGATCTTGTGCTGGGGCTGATTCATCGACGGAATTTGATCGACCATGGCCCGCAGGGTGCGCCCCGAGCTAAAGGCCAGAATGGAGGGGGTTTTGGCCACCAGGTAGGTCTCCAGGTAGGCGGCGGCGCAGACGCCCAGGCCGCTGTACAGGTCGCCGCCGACGGCGGGGTCGGGCACGACTTCACACATCGATAGCTCAAACTCGTCCCGCAGGGCCTCGGCCAGGGCAATGCAGTGGCTGAGGGGATGGTCGAGGCGAAATTTGATCAACTTTTCGCTGACGGCCAGGGCCACCAACCGCTGGGCCGCCTGCCGCGATACGTTGAGCTTGCAGGCGATTTCTTCCTGGGTGTTGCCCGCAATGTAGTAGAGCCAGGCGGCGTGGGCCGCCAGGTCAAGTTTGCGATGGCCCTGCTGGGCCGGTCTCCGACCATCGCGCTTCTCTGCATATAGATCTCCCATCACTCACCTCATCCGCCGCTACTGTCTCAAGCGGTATTTTATTAAATTCAAAGATCTTCCCCAGGGTGTATTGAGCATATATCTATAGCTTGACTTTTTGCTCAACTCGCCCTAAAGATCTGTCAAGTCTGAACTTGTAGGTTGGGTGGCGCAATAACAGAACCCAACAAGACTTAATGCGATTGGGTTTCTCCGCTGGAACGCTGCGCGAACGCTCTGCTGCACCCAACCTATGAGACCTGCCGCCTCGGTCACGCTACTGCCCCCCGGTGATATCTAGATTAAACCCGGTGATGTAGCTGGCTTCATCGCTCATCAAGAAAGCCACCCCGTTGGCGACTTCTTCTAAACGGCCCAAGCGGCGCAGCGGCACTGAGTTTATCATCTGTTGCTCTACGACCTTGGGGTCGGCATCAAAATACTGCGAACCGGTCCCCGCCTGGAGTTGGGTCTGGCGGGTCCACATCATGCCGGGGCCAATCAGCGACGGCGACAGGGCATTGACGCGAATGCCGTGGGGGGCCAGGTCTTTGGCGGCCGTCTGGGTCATGCCAATCACCGCAAACTTGGAGGCGGCATAGGCCAGCATGTTGGGCGGCCCATCGACCCCGGCGTGGCTGGCCATATTCACAATCGCCCCGCCAGCCTGCCGCAGGTGCCGGGCAGCGGTCTTGAGAATGTGAAACACGCCCACCACGTTGATGTCGATCACCTTTTGAAAATCTTGCTCAGGATACTCGTCGGTTGTGGCAAACGCGCCCTGGTAACCCGCATTGTTAAACACATAGTCGAGCTGGCCCACCTGGTCAACGGCGATCGCAAACGCCTTAGCCACCGCCTCAGCCTGGGTAACATCACAGCCCAAGGTGTAGACGGGGTTGCCATAGTCCTTGAGCGCCTGAGCGACTTCTGCCATCTTCATTTCGTTAATATCCAGCAACACAACGGCAGCCCCGTTGGCGGCGAAGCGGTGGGCGGTGGATTTGCCAATTTCCCCCGCGCCGCCGGTAATCAGAATGGTTTTGCCCTGGAAGGCATAGGTTGCCGTCGCGCTCATACAGCTGACCTCAAGATTAGAACTGCAATCAAGAATTGTTGCGAATATTGCCGAACGCCTCACCCCTGGGAAGCGAGATCAGTATGATTCCATTATTGGGCTTTTGCCCATAGAAAGAGCATAAATTCAACTTAGTTTATTTTTTTAGCAATCCGAGGAGCCGTGCGATGCGCCTATTTCGCCGCGCCTGAATGCGCGCCAGAGGGCTGGCGGCATTTTTCATTGGCCTACTGGTGGTGCAGCTGGTCAATGCCTGTACCCCAGGTCCCCAGGCCGAGGGCCAAACTCGCCTCACCATTGCCACCGTCAACAACGGCGACATGGTGGTGATGCAAGACCTGTCGCGCCAGTTTGAGGCCGACAACCCCGACATTCAGCTGCGCTGGGTCATGCTGGAAGAAAACATTCTGCGCCAGCGCACCACCACCGATGTGGCCAGCCAGGGCGGTCAGTTTGATGTACTGACCATTGGGTCTTACGAAACGCCAATTTGGGCCAGGCGGGGCTGGCTGCGATCGCTCGACGGGCTGCCCGCTGAGTACGACGTTGACGACCTGATCGACCCGATTCGCACCGGGCTTTCCTACGAAGACACCCTCTACGCGGTGCCCTTCTACGGCGAAAGCTCAATGCTCTACTACCGCACCGACCTGTTCGACGCGGCGGGCATTACGGTGCCCCCCAACCCCACCTATGCCCAGGTGGGCGAATGGGCCAGCCAGGTGCATGACCCAGCCAACGGTGTCTACGGCATTTGCCTGCGGGGCAAACCGGGCTGGGGTGAGAACATGGGCTTTCTTTCGACCCTGGTCAATACCTATGGTGGACGCTGGTTCGATATGGACTGGAACCCCACTATTGATACTCCCGAGTGGCAGAACGCGATCAGTTTTTACGTGGACATCATGCAACAGTACGGGCCGCCCGGAGCCAGCTCCAACGGCTTTAACGAAAACCTGGCCCTGTTCTCCACCGGCAGCTGCGGCATGTGGGTTGACGCTACCGTCGCCGCCGGGCTGCTCTCTAACCCCGACCAGTCGCAGGTGGCCGATCGCATCGGCTTTGCCCGCGCTCCGGTGGCCTCTTACCCCAATGGCTCTAATTGGCTGTGGTCCTGGGCGTTAGCGATTCCCGCAACCTCCCAGTCGCCGGAAGCCGCTGAGCGGTTTATCGCCTGGGCCACGTCCAAGGAGTACATCCAGCTCGTAGCGGAAGAAAATGGCTGGGTTGCCGTGCCGCCGGGCACCCGCCAGTCCACCTACGAAAACCCGAACTACCGGGAGGCGGCCCCCTTCGCCGACATCGTGCTGAACTCCATTCAGTCGGCCGATATCACCAACCCCTCCCCCGAACCGACTCCCTACCAGGGCGTGCAGTACGTGGATATTCCTGAATTTCAGGCGATCGGTACCCAGGTCGGCCAGCGCATGGCCTCTGCCCTGGCCAATCAGGTCAGCGTCGATCGGGCGATCGCCCAGTCGCAGACCGTCGCTGAGCGGTTTATGCGGCACACGGGGTATATCGAGTAGGTGGGTAGGCGGGTAGGTGGGTGGATGGGTAGGCGGGTGGATGGGTAGATGGGTAGACGGGTGGATGGGTAGATGGGTTGGCGAGTAGTTGCTCTTTCTCAATCCCTAATCCCCAACACCCAACCCTCCCACTCTCCCACTCTCCCACCCTCCCACTCATCCACCCTCCCACTCTCCCACTCATCCACCCTCCCACTCTCCCACTCATCCACCCCTTTTCCCGTCATGACCTCATCTATCGCAACCCCTACCCACTCGCCGCCGCCTGCGCGGGCGCGATCGCACCGCTCGATCCCTGCCCGGCTGCTGGTAGCCCCTTCGGTGATTCTGCTGGTGCTCTGGATGGTAGTGCCGCTGGCGATGGCGATCTGGTTTGCCTTCCAGCGTTACAACCTGCTGATTCCCGAAAATCGTGAGTTTGTCGGCTTTGCCAACTTCACCTACATTCTCACCGACCCCACCCTGTGGATTTCCATCGGCATCACCCTGGTGCTGGTGGTGTCGGTGCTGGCCATTACCATCGGCCTGGGCACCGTGCTGGCGGTGCTGTTTAACCAGGAGTTTCCCGGTCGGGGCGTGGCGCGGGTGCTGGCAATTTCGCCCTTTTTTGTCATGCCCACGGTCAGCGCCCTGATCTGGAAAAATATGCTGATGCACCCGGTCAACGGGCTATTTGCCCAGGTCACCCGAGGGCTGGGCCTGGGGGCGATTGACTGGTTTGCCAACTTCCCGCTGCTGGCGATCATCATCATCGTGGCCTGGCAGTGGCTGCCCTTTGCCCTGCTAATTTTGCTGACGGCGATTCAGTCCCTCGATACCGACCAGATGGAAGCGGCCCGCATGGATGGTGCGAGCGCGATCCAGCT from Leptolyngbya sp. KIOST-1 carries:
- a CDS encoding NAD(P)/FAD-dependent oxidoreductase, encoding MKSTASETKPHQVVIVGGGFGGLYAAKALGKTQHVEVTLIDKRNFHLFQPLLYQVATGKLSPGDISSPLRAILSRYRRVRVLMDTVIDIDPEQQQVTLNHTTLPYDTLIVATGVSHHYFGHDQWAEAAPGLKTLEDALEMRKRIFGAFEAAEKESDPERRRAWLTFVVVGGGPTGVELSGALAELASHTLKDEFHHIDTTETRILLLEGLDRVLPPYPAKLSAKAAVALKDLGVTVQTQSLVTDIDDDVVTVRQGDRTEQIRAKTILWAAGVRASAMGKVLAARAGAQLDRVGRVMVNPDLSLPGQPNIFVVGDLAHFAHQVDGAASPEEKQPLPGVAPVAMQQGAYVAKLIQQRLQGNDLPAFHYNNAGSLAVIGHHEAVVNMGRLKLSGLPAWLIWIFVHIYFLIEFDNKLLVMIQWLWSYFTRKGGTRLITWEESRLDEPVVVEQPPQGVIAAESPHSPGKLKAPLVAES
- the xylB gene encoding xylulokinase, with the translated sequence MADVVIGLDLGTGGVRAIAVDLQGQVVAQTTQSYPLLTPRPGWTEQHPADWVEASLKALGEVAEQTEGQQAIALGLSGQMHGMVPLDGDGQVIRPAILWNDQRTGAAVAEIETAVPRAELIQRTGNPAITGFQLPKLVWLRNQEPQAYAQVRQILLPKDYLGYVLTGAAVSEPSDASGIGCLNLASRQWDREILNVLNISPDLFPEVVKSTAVAGRLKSELAERTGLPAGLPVVVGGGDNAAAAIGLGISERNLGRGSLSIGTSGVIFAPCDRPTPDPEGRVHLFCHADGGYHLLGVTLAAGGALRWYRDTFAPNMAFADLMALAEQSEPGARGVLFLPHLAGERSPYLDPDTRGAWVNLSLAHTQGDLIRAVLEGVAFSLRAALEVIQDIAPVKQLLATGGGVRSPLWFHLLADVLGTELVAPKAEEGAAYGAAILAMVGVGAYPSLEAAFEILPEAIEAVQPRTHTAYEAAFDRYTPLYESLKAVR
- a CDS encoding intradiol ring-cleavage dioxygenase, which produces MNGPRFKRRDALGFIGGSLMVSLLSCARRPSASADLSDTLSQNSAPTAGQPACTVRPQQTEGPFFVDAELNRSDIRSDPATGSVTPGVPLTLQFRVSQVGANACVPLAGAIVDVWHCDAAGAYSDVRDRQANTLGQKFLRGAQTTAADGTAEFTTIYPGWYPGRAVHIHFKIRGNTAANQGYEFTSQLYFDDALSDRIYAQPPYSARGDFGTDTRSESVPERFANRPTRNADDGIFRSGGEQLVLPVSQDGEGYRGRFEIGLELV
- a CDS encoding carbohydrate kinase family protein: MTEPVICLGECLVDRLFEVGETPEAGSTQGTDYPGGAPANVAAAIAKLGTPTQLISALGQDDLGDWLIQVLQEQGVACQIQRVADWPTRTVLVQRDETGDRTFIGFSAPDPAAFADAHLAPEWIDAVDFARVKYLVMGTLGLAYPTTASAMERARNKAQQAGAKIVIDLNWRPVFWPDEAIAPQKIRDFLENADLLKLSKEEALWLLDTDSAAKICQQMPNFEAVLLTDGGHGSTCATKQHSVSLPAFGVNSIDTTGAGDAFLAGILHQLCQRGWESLQSTGTLEEMLRYASAVGALTTLKPGAIAAQPTPQEVDAFLHHQAAA
- a CDS encoding sugar-binding transcriptional regulator → MGDLYAEKRDGRRPAQQGHRKLDLAAHAAWLYYIAGNTQEEIACKLNVSRQAAQRLVALAVSEKLIKFRLDHPLSHCIALAEALRDEFELSMCEVVPDPAVGGDLYSGLGVCAAAYLETYLVAKTPSILAFSSGRTLRAMVDQIPSMNQPQHKIVSIVGNMSHYGLAGRHEVVMHLSDRVGSQTYPVPTPAVATSVEERDLLQTQRSFLTVKALAEQAKVTFVGISHIAWNAPLHEDGFINDAELTELIELGAVGEIAGWAFNAQGKLLQAGTNSRVAGVPLEQPAQRLIIGVAGGIRKTEAILAALHGQLVSGLITDEAAATAILKKV
- a CDS encoding SDR family NAD(P)-dependent oxidoreductase, encoding MSATATYAFQGKTILITGGAGEIGKSTAHRFAANGAAVVLLDINEMKMAEVAQALKDYGNPVYTLGCDVTQAEAVAKAFAIAVDQVGQLDYVFNNAGYQGAFATTDEYPEQDFQKVIDINVVGVFHILKTAARHLRQAGGAIVNMASHAGVDGPPNMLAYAASKFAVIGMTQTAAKDLAPHGIRVNALSPSLIGPGMMWTRQTQLQAGTGSQYFDADPKVVEQQMINSVPLRRLGRLEEVANGVAFLMSDEASYITGFNLDITGGQ
- a CDS encoding ABC transporter substrate-binding protein — protein: MRARGLAAFFIGLLVVQLVNACTPGPQAEGQTRLTIATVNNGDMVVMQDLSRQFEADNPDIQLRWVMLEENILRQRTTTDVASQGGQFDVLTIGSYETPIWARRGWLRSLDGLPAEYDVDDLIDPIRTGLSYEDTLYAVPFYGESSMLYYRTDLFDAAGITVPPNPTYAQVGEWASQVHDPANGVYGICLRGKPGWGENMGFLSTLVNTYGGRWFDMDWNPTIDTPEWQNAISFYVDIMQQYGPPGASSNGFNENLALFSTGSCGMWVDATVAAGLLSNPDQSQVADRIGFARAPVASYPNGSNWLWSWALAIPATSQSPEAAERFIAWATSKEYIQLVAEENGWVAVPPGTRQSTYENPNYREAAPFADIVLNSIQSADITNPSPEPTPYQGVQYVDIPEFQAIGTQVGQRMASALANQVSVDRAIAQSQTVAERFMRHTGYIE
- a CDS encoding carbohydrate ABC transporter permease, whose amino-acid sequence is MTSSIATPTHSPPPARARSHRSIPARLLVAPSVILLVLWMVVPLAMAIWFAFQRYNLLIPENREFVGFANFTYILTDPTLWISIGITLVLVVSVLAITIGLGTVLAVLFNQEFPGRGVARVLAISPFFVMPTVSALIWKNMLMHPVNGLFAQVTRGLGLGAIDWFANFPLLAIIIIVAWQWLPFALLILLTAIQSLDTDQMEAARMDGASAIQLFRFVVLPHLNRAIAVVAMIETIFFLTIFAEIFVTTGGGPGLATTNLAYYIYLKALLEFDVGGASAGGLIAVVLANIVAIFLMRSVARNLDT